In Salinibaculum sp. SYNS191, the genomic window ATACGTATGGTTGCGTGGTACAAACCCACCCAAGGAGACGCGACTTGCAGTACAACTCGCGGAACAGCGGGACGCGGCGTTCAGACAGCAGCTCAAAGACCTGATCGAGTGGGCTGTGCCAGGGAGCGTGCGCGGCGACGGGACGACATTCCTCCTCACACCCCACGCCGCACGCGTTCTCGACCGACCACCCGAACTCTGTCACCGATGAGGCCTGCTATCAAATTTTGCAGGTTCTGGTCGACATCCGATATAAACCTCTAGGATGGTTTATCTCCAATATCTGAAAATGGGCCTGAGAGAGGCTTTTTCTGGCTCTGTAACTGCCATTCACGTTTTCGCATCTGATAACAAGTCGGCAAACATATATACCAATGCGACAAGGAGTTTGCACTATGCGCACCAGGTGGCGAGACCCGTGTTCGAGTCGCGGGGCGTACGTTGGGGTTCCCGACGCATCGACTTGTCACATCAAGTCGAGTGCAGGAGAAACCCCGGGGCGAGCCTCGGCATCGCTCCGTTATGCACCGTTGCCGAGGGACGGTTGATACAATGAGATTACGCGAAACAATCCGGGAGTTGCATAGCGGAGAAGATAGGGCAGTCAGTCCAGTGATCGGTGTGATACTGATGGTCGCCATCACTGTGATCCTGGCTGCGGTCATCGCGTCGTTCGTGCTCGGGCTCGGCCCAAGCGAGGCCGCGCCAAGTGCGCAGTTTGAGTTTGAAGAAATCAATACCGACGACGGGGTCACGATCAAAATAGCCCACCAGAGTGGCGACACAATCGATCCAGCCACCTTAGTGACTCGTGGTAGCTTCAATAACAGTGCTGGTAATTATGTCGGTTCACCAGACGGATCAAATGGAGTCAACTGGACAGACAGCGCCAATACAGGCAGTGTATTAGCTGATATATCCGTAAGCGGGAATGAAATCTCCTCTGGAGATTACATGAGTGTTAACGTCACATCAGGCTGGGACCTCTCAGTCGTCTGGGAGAAGGACGACCAGTCCAGTGAGATAGCCTCACAAGAAGCCTAACTGAGCACCACTTTTCAATCACTTTCGACAGACTAACGAGCGCAGCTAAAAGGAGAGCGTCACTTCGCGCTCGTCGTCGTCCCACTCGACAACTTCGGGTTCTTCGCCTGCTTCAAGTTCCAGTTCGTCGACAATACTGCGCGGGATCGTGTAGACCATCGACCCGCCGCGTTCGCGAATTTTGTTCATCCTACCGGGCAGACGGTGAGCCATGCCTATGTATTCTCGGCAATCTAGTATAAATGTTCCCTGCGGCAGGTACATCTCTTCGAGAGAGCGTAGAGACCGCTGGAAGTAATCTCTCACAAATATCAGAGTGTCTATAGTATTTAAGAAGCGTGCGGACACTGGTCTACACTAACGGCCTGTCGGGGCGGCCCACACTGGATACACCGGCGCTCTGGATGCACGGCTCGTGGCTGGCCGGCGCGCGTCTGGGAACGCCGCGATGGGTACCGATTAGCCACGCTTCTGTCCCCCATCCATGAGCACCACAGAGACACTCGCGACCGTCACCGACCCGGATCGACACTGCCGGGAGGACTTCTGGGGCGAGCTGGACGCCGGCCAGGATGACACCAACGGCCACGACGAGATCGAAGGCACCGACCCGGCCGAGTACATCGCGTTCCAGCACATCGCCGAGTTCGTCGCGCCGATCTGCGCGAAGACCGGCGACGAACTCTCCGACCCCGAATTCTACCTCCCGAAACAACACGAGACGCCACACGGCTACGTCGAGTACCGCCAGCACCGCCACCGTCGGCGCTGGAACCCGGAGACGGGCTACATCAACTGGGGCGAGTCGACCAGCACGGGCCTACCAGAAGTCGACTACGAGACCTACCGGACTGCCGCGGCGAACTACCTCTCAGAGCGTGGGATTCGACTCACGCATATCGAGGAGTACGAACAACTCCTCGACCGCTTCTGGCACGACCCGCAGTACAACTCCCACGACGCCCTGGCGCAGTTCATCCGCGTCGTCAGAGAGCGCGAACAGGATTGAAAGCACGATTCGCAACTTTCGCAGATTGTGAATTTACAATGACAGAGACATTCTCCACTCACGAGCGGCGCATGGCCTTCCTGTTGGCGCTGCTGGGGTCAGCCATCCCGTTCGCGATTACGTTTCAGGTGTACGGTACTGCGGTCGAACGAAATCCTGTTACTGCCATGCTCATTGACGCAGTCGGTTGGGTCGGCGTCGGTGCGCTGATCCCGGTCGTGACGGTCAGTGCGTTCATCGTCTTCTGGCGTGTCGCCAATTGGGGCTACAAGAGCGTCGCCCGTGCCGGGATGTGGACGCTTGCAGGTTTGGGTATCCTCAATACTGTAAATGATATTTGGGTGGCCCAAACTCTGACAACCGTCTCATGGGAGTCAATTCTAGTCTTGGCGGTCATCGTGTCCGCTCCGGCGATTTTTTGGCTCTTGCGGAAGCGAGTAACCCGACAACCTACTGTTGCTTCGGGGATTGCGATACTGGTCGTCATGGCTACAATCGGCTCACCATTCACCGCGATACTGGCTCCCTCAAATATCGGTTTGATCGGTCTTGCGAATGCTGAAACAACTAGCAATATTGATTTGACTAAATTTAGTGAATCGGATCCTAACAGCGTTTATCAGATTGAAAATTCGTCAACGCTTAGCTTCACGAATCTTGACGGTGATGATACCGGGCGTGTCTACAACGATGTTGGGCCAGGTATCAAACGCAACGCGACTCTCTCATATAATTTCAAAGTGGACAATTATACCGATAATGCCGCCTTTGATGTTGGTTGGGCCGCTCAAGGAGATACTACCGAGTCGGGGGTCAACTACGGCGCTGTGGCGAGATTGGCCGGTGATCAGATTATTTTGCGAACATGGGACCGGAATGGACGATCTCAATCTTCAGCGATTTCTCTAACCAGCGGCAATAGATATTATACTGATATGGAAACATATCGTGATAACGGTACTGCTGTTTTGACTGTCTATAGTGATTCAGGTAAAACAAACGTTATAGGATCTGTCTCCGCAAATTATGACCCTACTGTTTCGTATGATTATCTCTATGCGGCAATGGGTCAGGGGTCAAATGGGCAAGATAACGGAAATATGGATGGGGACGTCAGTGACCTAACACTGAAAACTAAAAATTATTCATCTGAAACCGGGATAGACCTATCTAAGTTTAAGGAGAGTGGTGACGGAAATAATCATTTCAGCGTTCATAATAAAAGTAGTGTCATCGTTCATGGCGCTACTGGCGGTGACGATGTGCTACTGTCAACCAACTCATCTGTCCAAATGCCAAAAAATGATGATTACACTATTAATTTCACATATAATTACTACAATCATGCAGACCATAGTAATTTTGTAGTTGGTGTATCTGAAACCAAGGGTTCGTGGTCAAATGTTGACCAATCCGCTGGCGTTAGATTGGAGAACACATTTATAGCCCGTTCCGAAACTGACGGAGCTAATATAAATCGAGGTGCAGAAATTGATATCCCAAACCGGGCAAATGTTTACTTTTCTCTTGAGATAAATCAAACAAAGGACAAAGTGGTTGCTTCCGCCTACAATGATAGTGAACGCACGGACCTGATTGGAACATCAGAAGCGTATATTGGTAATGTGTCATACCAATATCTATATGCAGTACAACAAAAAAGTGGAAGCGTATCGAGTGCAGGTTATTTAGACGCTTATTTGGGGGAAATTAGTGTTTCTAAATCATCTTCATCAAGCTCTAAATTCGACGTTAGAACCCCTACAAACAGGAATGGTGAAAATGTGTATTCTCCTGTTAATCGAGATACTCTAAATATTAACGAAATTCAACATGAGGATGATAGCGCATACTATGTAAATTCGACTCCGGAAAGAGTGCAATATAGCTTTGCTGTTACTAATTATGGTGATCCAAGTTCGTGGGTAACTGGGTGGTCAACGGACGCAAAAGCCAGACAAAAATCTGATTACTATATCGGCATTGACCAGGGAGACCTCGGAGGTGCTGGTGGTAAGTCTATCAAGTTGCGTGAAATAACAAATGGTAATACGACAAACTCCGGAGCTGCGTTAGGGATTGGGAGCGACCGTTATTTCATTAACTTGTCTCTCGATAAAACTAACGGAGAGGTGTCAGTAAAGGTCTTTTCTGACGTAGATAGGACAAACCAGATAGCGAGTGATACAATTGCATATGATACCTCGCATGACCTTAGTGTCATGATGGTTGCGGGGAGTGAAGGGGCAGATAATCAAAATAGTAACCCAACATCTGGAGTTTTAAGGGATTTCCGCGCTCCAAATAATGACCTGAGTTCTGGTGGCGAAGGTGGAAGTGCCAATAATTTATCTGGACGTGTCATCGACCAATCCGACTCAACAGTCGCCAACGCCACCGTCACGGTGATCGGTGTCGACTACGACCATCTTGATACAAGTCTGTCCACCGACGAACTCAGACAGAAGGCCAGCGACCTGCTCGACCGCGCGGAAGACCCAATTCCCGATGCCTGGAATCCTGACCTGAACATCCTGGGCCAGGGCGGTGTCTTCGACGATGACGCCGAGGTCGTCGCTGTCCACGACGCCGGCGACTGGGACTACAAACCCACGCTGGAGACGCCCAAGTTGAGAGCTGACGCAGGCGAGAAATTGGCTTTCAGCGTCTGGGACCCGACCGCCAACACACTCATCCAGGACGGTGTCGACAAGCAACTGCCGGGCGTGCAGCGCGACAGACGCGTCGTCGTCGAACAACTCGGCCCGAGCGGCTCCGTCATCAGCAACTCGACGCTGGAACTGAATCGCGTCAAGAGCGTCGATTTCGGCAGCGACCACGAGTACGCCACGGCCACACTCGACCGCGGCCTCTACCGCATCTACCCAGCGGGAACCAAGGCGACAGCCTACGTCGTCATGGTCGGGAGCCCCGACTCCCTATTCTCAGGC contains:
- a CDS encoding type IV pilin N-terminal domain-containing protein; translation: MRLRETIRELHSGEDRAVSPVIGVILMVAITVILAAVIASFVLGLGPSEAAPSAQFEFEEINTDDGVTIKIAHQSGDTIDPATLVTRGSFNNSAGNYVGSPDGSNGVNWTDSANTGSVLADISVSGNEISSGDYMSVNVTSGWDLSVVWEKDDQSSEIASQEA